GCAGCAGAGATACTTGATCAAGATCTGAGAAATAAAATCTCTCCTGGGAGAATAACTGTAAAGGACTGGATCCGTGTAATAAAGACCGCGCATAAGTTGGGAATACCTTCTACATCGACTATAATGTACGGACATATTGAAAAACCTGTTCATAGAGCAAATCACCTTGTGATGTTAAGGGAGATACAGAAGGAAACAAATGGGTTTACTGAGTTTGTGCCTCTAAGTTTCATTCATACAGAAGCCCCTATGTTCAAGCACAGCTTTGTTAAGGGAGTGAGAGCAGGAGCTACAAGGGAAGAAGTTGTGAAGATGCATGCTATTGCTAGACTGATGTTTAACAATATTATAAAAAACATACAGGTTTCTTGGGTTAAGGAAGGTGCTGCGTTTGCACAATTTTTGTTGGGTGCAGGAGTAAATGACTTTGGTGGCACTCTAATGAACGAAAGTATATCAACAGCTGCTGGTGCTCAGCATGGCCAGCTCCTTAAACCTAGACAGATAAGGAACATTATAAGAGGTGCTGGAAGGGTACCAGCACAGAGATCTACAACTTACAAGGTTCTAAAGGTGTATGACAATGATGAACATGAAGATCTGCTCGACAGAGTAGAAGACACATCAGTATTTGGTTCCTATCATCAGCTTATAAAGATGGACAAGTACAAGTTCAAGCGAATGAACTAACGGAAAGTGATTATTGTGCAAGATTTCTGTAAGAAAGCTGTTGATATGGCACTGAAGCTTGGTGCCAATGAAGCAGAGTCATTTGCTATGAACAAGGAGATAATAACGGTAAGGATCGCTGAATCACAAATAGTGGAAGCCAAGGGTGCAAGAGAGAAAGGTATTGCGATCCGCGTCGTAAAAGGAAAGGGGTTAGGAGCAGCATCTACAGCTATAGTAGACGACAGGCATCTGACTGGTGTTATAGAAGATGCTATTTCAGCTGCCAATGCTGTGCAAACCAAGGTAGAGTGGAAATCAATGCCAAAACCATCCAAGATAATGCCTTTAGATGGGTGTTATGATGAACGTCTAAATGGATTAACCATTGAAGAGTGCTTAGATACGGCACTAGCAATGGTGAATTCTGCACTGCACTTCAAGAAGGTAAGTAGTGCATCTGGCAGTTTAAACGTGGTAAGAGAACATGTATTTCTATCAAACAGCAACAATGTTAACCTCGACGACAAAGGAACGTACATAAT
This genomic window from Nitrososphaerales archaeon contains:
- the cofH gene encoding 5-amino-6-(D-ribitylamino)uracil--L-tyrosine 4-hydroxyphenyl transferase CofH, producing the protein MDDFSNIDPVVADILNRALDDKELSAKDAVELFECDASELNSLILVADELRRRNVGDLVTFVVNRNINFTNVCIKQCGFCAFSRDFREEEGYFLPLEEMVRRAKEAWELGATEVCIQAGLPPKMDGHLYIDICRAIKKELPNMHIHGFSPEEVLYGAQRAESSLEDYLKMLKEAGVGSLPGTAAEILDQDLRNKISPGRITVKDWIRVIKTAHKLGIPSTSTIMYGHIEKPVHRANHLVMLREIQKETNGFTEFVPLSFIHTEAPMFKHSFVKGVRAGATREEVVKMHAIARLMFNNIIKNIQVSWVKEGAAFAQFLLGAGVNDFGGTLMNESISTAAGAQHGQLLKPRQIRNIIRGAGRVPAQRSTTYKVLKVYDNDEHEDLLDRVEDTSVFGSYHQLIKMDKYKFKRMN